In the genome of Notamacropus eugenii isolate mMacEug1 chromosome 5, mMacEug1.pri_v2, whole genome shotgun sequence, one region contains:
- the RAB42 gene encoding ras-related protein Rab-42: MEGRYQLASDQLQLRVLLLGDADVGKTSLLRRYVEGDLWADAPPSSTVGVEFYSRMLELASGPRVKLQLWDTAGHERYRSITRSFYRNTAGVLLVFDVTNRESFDHIQDWYQQVSSVQGLDKVIFLLIGHKSDLQQARQVSSKEAENLAAVLGMSFLETSAKTNSNVTLAFETLFHDIQQGLQNGEIKVDGIWGGVRVIDRAQPPLNQRRKKPSQQCLC, translated from the exons ATGGAGGGGCGATACCAGCTCGCGTCCGACCAGCTCCAGCTCCGCGTCTTGTTGCTGGGGGACGCAGACGTGGGCAAGACTTCGCTGCTGAGGCGCTATGTGGAGGGAGACTTGTGGGCTGATGCGCCCCCCAGCTCTACGGTGGGCGTCGAGTTCTACAGCCGCATGCTGGAGCTGGCCTCGGGTCCGAGAGTCAAGCTGCAGCTGTGGGACACGGCAGGCCACGAACGCTACAG GAGCATAACTCGTTCCTTCTACCGGAATACAGCAGGTGTCCTACTGGTCTTTGATGTGACCAACAGGGAGTCCTTTGACCACATACAAGACTGGTACCAGCAGGTGTCATCCGTGCAGGGCCTGGACAAGGTTATCTTCCTACTGATTGGCCACAAGAGTGATCTGCAGCAGGCTCGTCAGGTGTCAAGCAAGGAAGCAGAAAATTTAGCTGCAGTTTTGGGCATGTCTTTCCTGGAGACCTCAGCCAAGACCAACAGCAATGTCACTCTGGCCTTTGAAACCCTTTTCCATGACATCCAGCAGGGCCTCCAGAATGGGGAGATCAAAGTGGATGGAATCTGGGGAGGAGTCAGGGTCATTGACAGAGCCCAGCCTCCTCTAAACCAGAGGAGAAAAAAGCCTTCTCAGCAATGTCTTTGTTGA